In the Ricinus communis isolate WT05 ecotype wild-type chromosome 3, ASM1957865v1, whole genome shotgun sequence genome, GCAGAGATTGGAAGAGGCACGATTAGCTGAGGAAACTGCATTGGCAATTGCAGAAAAGGAGAAGGCCAAGTCCAAAGCAGCAATTGAGGCTGCTGAGGCAGCTCAGAGAATTGCAGAACTCGAAGCACAAAAAAGAGTGAGCGCAGAAATGAAAGCACTTAGAGAATcacaagagaagaaaaaggcACTTGATGCTCTGGCACACTCAGATATCCGATACAGGAAGTACAGTATAGAGGAGATTGAAGCTGCAACAGAATTCTTTTCAGAATCTCGCAAAATTGGGGAGGGTGGTTACGGGCCTGTATACAAGTGTTATCTAGACCATACATCAGTGGCAATAAAGGTTTTACGTCCGGATGCAGCTCAAGGAAGGTCACAGTTTCAGCAAGAGGTATATTGGTGGTTACAGTTGATTAACCTGATGAGATGAGATGAGATGATTAAAAAGCATTTATCTTACAGGTTGAGGTGCTAAGTTGCATAAGACACCCTAACATGGTTCTTCTCCTGGGAGCTTGTCCAGAATATGGATGCCTAGTATATGAGTACATGGCAAATGGAAGCTTAGATGATCGTCTATTTCGAAGAGGAAATACTCCGCCCCTCTCCTGGCAGCTAAGGTTTCGAATTGCAGCAGAAATAGGAACATCTTTGTTGTTCTTGCACCAAACAAAACCAGAGCCGCTGGTGCACCGTGATCTAAAGCCAGCTAACATCTTGCTAGATCGCAACTATGTAAGCAAGATCAGTGACGTTGGGTTGGCAAGGCTAGTCCCACCATCGGTTGCTGACAACGTTACACAATATAGAATGACATCGACAGCAGGGACATTCTGCTACATAGATCCAGAGTATCAGCAAACAGGAATGCTGGGTATTAAGTCAGACATATACTCACTTGGAATAATGTTTCTACAGATATTAACAGCAAAACCGCCAATGGGTTTAACTCACCATGTTGAACGATCCCTTGAAAAAGATACTTTTGAGGAGATGTTGGATCCAGCAGTCCCTGATTGGCCAGTTGAAGAGGCCAAGTGCTTTGCAAGGCTTGCGCTCAAGTGCTCTGAGCTGAGGCGGAAAGACAGGCCGGATCTTGGGAATGTTGTCTTGCCAGAATTAAACAGATTGAGATCACTTGCCGAAGAAAATATGCATCTGGCATTGCCCATCCCGAGTCCTAACCACTCGCCCAGGCCCAGCCAAGTCTCTGTACAGCTAGTAAGTTGATAAGTTGTGCCATTGAATCTATTTATCCAACTTTATAATTGTTCACTGCTATTAAACAAGCATTTGATATATATTGTTATGGTTGGTTGGTTTGTTGGTTTTCTCGCAGACTGATTCAAACATATCTTATGTAAGCTCAAGAAGATCTTCACGCATTCTGGAATCGCAGTCATGAGT is a window encoding:
- the LOC8258055 gene encoding U-box domain-containing protein 35; the protein is MWMTRSQIDKSSSQGSGNGLVAVAIDKDKSSQSALKWAIDHILHKGQTVLLIHVKLKSISMSSAYSLSTPRMNQIADANGESMLVCRDPDSLTKELFLPFRCFCTRKDIQCKDVVLEETDIAKALVEYATRTAIETLVVGASNKSGLFRFKATDTPGSVLKGAPDFCTVYVISKGKIQSTRSASRPPPSLSPMHTQLVNQNGVKPLPPPTEILLPQIQNPNPTTAFRRVVEKPPLEQPRRSNEESESFRSPFTRRGLNGKSYGELSIPDTDISFVSSGRPSIDRMFPAFYDVLEMGARNQRLSNVSDIDSIQSFESMQFGRRSIDINIGSPPEFSSMSYDSDRLSTASQPMDDVEAEMRRLKLELKQTMEMYSTACKEALTAKEKTRELQLWKLEEEQRLEEARLAEETALAIAEKEKAKSKAAIEAAEAAQRIAELEAQKRVSAEMKALRESQEKKKALDALAHSDIRYRKYSIEEIEAATEFFSESRKIGEGGYGPVYKCYLDHTSVAIKVLRPDAAQGRSQFQQEVEVLSCIRHPNMVLLLGACPEYGCLVYEYMANGSLDDRLFRRGNTPPLSWQLRFRIAAEIGTSLLFLHQTKPEPLVHRDLKPANILLDRNYVSKISDVGLARLVPPSVADNVTQYRMTSTAGTFCYIDPEYQQTGMLGIKSDIYSLGIMFLQILTAKPPMGLTHHVERSLEKDTFEEMLDPAVPDWPVEEAKCFARLALKCSELRRKDRPDLGNVVLPELNRLRSLAEENMHLALPIPSPNHSPRPSQVSVQLTDSNISYVSSRRSSRILESQS